In one Longimicrobiaceae bacterium genomic region, the following are encoded:
- a CDS encoding metal ABC transporter permease, whose protein sequence is MFDAVFLFKDALWGALVIALACSVLGVYVVMRRIVFVGAALAELSSAGIALALWLGGMGWAAGAATHPVALSLVVTLAGALFFGMGGGRGRVPQDATIGVTYAVAAAAGILLIAKAATGEAHDIFLQGNILGITATDTLVLLGVSVPVLLLHLVFYKEFLFVSFDRETARTLGFSVDAWNLLLYLTLGLVIAFAMQFAGVMLVFNFLVLPAVTGMLAARSMTGTFAVSVGSGLLAAVVGFCLSVPFDLPTGPAIIVVSGVLALLAWIVRRVQER, encoded by the coding sequence GTGTTTGATGCAGTCTTCCTCTTCAAGGACGCGCTTTGGGGCGCGCTGGTGATCGCGCTCGCCTGCTCGGTGCTGGGCGTGTACGTGGTGATGCGCCGCATCGTCTTCGTGGGCGCCGCCTTGGCCGAACTCTCGTCTGCCGGGATCGCGCTGGCGCTGTGGCTGGGCGGCATGGGCTGGGCGGCGGGCGCCGCGACGCATCCGGTGGCGCTCTCTCTCGTCGTCACCCTGGCCGGGGCGCTCTTCTTCGGCATGGGCGGCGGACGGGGGCGCGTGCCGCAGGACGCCACCATCGGCGTCACGTATGCCGTGGCCGCGGCGGCGGGCATCCTGCTCATCGCGAAAGCGGCGACGGGCGAGGCGCACGACATCTTCCTGCAGGGCAACATCCTGGGCATCACGGCCACGGACACGCTGGTGCTGCTGGGCGTGAGCGTGCCCGTGCTGCTGCTGCATCTCGTGTTCTACAAGGAGTTCCTCTTCGTCTCGTTCGACCGCGAGACGGCGCGCACGCTGGGGTTCAGCGTGGACGCGTGGAACCTGCTGCTGTACCTCACGCTGGGCCTGGTGATCGCCTTCGCCATGCAGTTCGCGGGCGTGATGCTGGTGTTCAACTTCCTGGTGCTCCCCGCGGTCACCGGCATGCTGGCCGCCCGCAGCATGACGGGCACGTTCGCAGTCTCCGTCGGCTCCGGCCTGCTGGCGGCGGTGGTCGGCTTCTGCCTCTCGGTGCCGTTCGACCTCCCCACGGGCCCCGCCATCATCGTCGTCTCCGGCGTGCTGGCGCTGCTCGCCTGGATCGTGCGGCGCGTGCAGGAGCGGTAG